In the genome of Vespa crabro chromosome 1, iyVesCrab1.2, whole genome shotgun sequence, the window TGATTATgagtagaaaaaagatgatGTGCAGGTTTCGTTGTCGAAAATAAAAGGCATGACCAAATGTAGCAAAATTCCACATCAGCAAAGAAATCGCTCTCAAATTAACACGTTCCTAAAAAGttgcatttttattagatcattaatttcatttgttaCCTTACTCGTCTCTCTTCTCATCATCTAAATTGATTCTATTTCCAAATGTAAATTACTTTTCATCCTCCaatataatcgaattaaaCAAATATCCAACTCTTtacaaatgaatgaatattaattaagcGATCCATAGTTTTAGAGTTCATATTTGGGAGCTTATGAAGCAGACTTGAGCAAGTATGTGTCGATCGTCACGTACCATTTTCGGACAGTCGCGTGATACCCCTGATCGATTCCGCGTAAAGCCTTCTGTCAGTGcacggaagaaaagaaaaagaagaaaaggtaagagcaaaagaaaagaagaaagaaggatgtGGAGTCAGTACTAAATCATCATCTCTCGTTCTAGTTATCTTCCGATTAACAGATTCCACTGAAAGCCTTAGCAAATGAGAGGGAGGGGAGCAAAAAAAACGCCAGTCAAGGGTTACTAAGTCGAAAATGTATTCGTAAAGCGGGTCTTCTCGCGAGTACCGTTATAACATTGCCCAAGTATAGTTTGGCGCGAATGACCGAGgcccattttctttctttcgtcggactctctctttctctctctctctctttctctctctctcgctcttcctctctctttctctctcattctcatatAGATTATCCCGCTATATACCTTTGTCCTTCGTCCTTTTCCAGTTCTCGATGGTCTCATTCCCCTAACGGATGTTCTCGTTTACTCTGCCACGCTTTGTTCCTCCGTTTTCgacttcctattttttttacaatttctttttttgttacagCAGATCGCAAGCAGGATACGAAAACGATCTGTATACGTTGAGTCTCGACAACTGTCTATTGATCAGTAAATAGTCGAATAGGAGTAATCCAGTTTTGAGAAGCATTTCGAAAGCAAAAACGATTTGCATCGAGTTATTTGACTTTAATGGGGACGAgtatagagaagaaaaacatcgCTATCACGCAGAAAAAATATCTCAGTATATTTCCGGTAACAGGGACTTGACCACAGTATGATGTTTTGAATTAACGTAAGAATTAGCGCAATAACGGGCGTGAGATCTTATAAAGTCAAGATgcgaaatttataaaaaatggaagaggaagataaaaagacaaagaaagaggaggagtaggaggaaaaagggaataatagaaggaaagaaaaactgaTCGAAACAACGCGGAATGACACGGTAGGCAGCTTGAAATCTCGGATGCGCCGATAACacgggtctctctctctctctctcttggtttGTACTTTCacttccctcctcctcctatccTCTTCcacccctctttctttctctcgcataGAACTACTTTTCCTTTCAAGCCCTTGACTGAGGTGCCCAACCATGCCCATCTTGAATTTAAAGATACACCTTTGGAGTCATATATACCATatagtaaagagagaaagagaggttaAAGTCGGTAAGATACACGTCCGTTtacacgttcgttcgttcgttcatcctTCGGGGCCGTCCTTACTATCCGTGGACTGCCCACGTCGTCGCGTGGGATAAATAGTTGCTCGTCCACCCGTAGCTATTGCTGCTCGATCACTGAACGAagagcgaaagaaaaagagatagaaggaggaggtggatAGTGCTCTTTTTGACCTCCGCCTTACGAGGAGCGCCGcgaagagaacgaagagagaaaaaagagtagAGAGATCAGACGGTAGAGTGTAAGACGGAAGGGAGGTAAAGAAGAGAAGCGaatcagaagaagaagaaagaaagagaaagaggagtggAGAGGTGTTTCGCGCGTGTGGCAACGCTTTCGTGCGAAAGAAGAAGCCGAAGAGGAGGATCAGGACGAAGAGAAGCAGGAGGAGAAGGGAACGATAGCGTGGCTGCGATAGCAAGAGGGGAGCGAGGAAGTCTCAACTCGGCGAGTGACGCGAACGAAGAGCCAGGAAAGGGTTCGAGAGGGAGCGAGAGCGAAGCTGGTAGGGGTTGGGACGGAGAAGGGGGGAGTCGAGTCGAGATGATGCAGTTGTGCGTTTGCAAGGAAGGCGGAAGGAGGAACCGTGGAGGGAACCGGTCCCGGTCACTGGGCCACCAGCCGGCCGTCGAACCCGCCACATTGCCCCCTGCCgccacctcctcttccttctccactGTTCTCTAtaccttctcttcctcctcctcctcctccttctcatcctcGTCCTTCTCGCGAACGCTTCCCACCATGTGCCAACCTTCTCTCGCTacttctccttcctcctcctcctcctcaacGATTCTCTACTTTCAAGTTCTTTAAACAATGTCAACTAGTGTGTACCGAGTTAATAATGCTACTACGATCGTCAAAATTTGCTGGATAGTATCCCTTCCATGATCGATACCAGTTTTTGGATCCTTTGACGGAAAAACCTCGAAATAATGTGAATATATTTGTCGTCGTGGAGAGTCGATTAACATACTCTcaggatatgaaagaaaacgatGTTCCTAAATCTACGAAAAAGTATGCATTTTGATTTTGTTTACTTCcaagaaatttcaaatttttatttctcaaccATTTAATtcttcaaagtttttaataaaagatcagtcatatgaaacaatgaaaaaagaaatgatgcattttttaaacgtttataTAACGCTACAAACGAACGCGATATCTCGTGTCGAACGATTCATTGCGAACAGCGATTTCTCTCGCTTGTCGTTTAATCAATGCGGTAGTCGCTCGAGCGAAGAGAATGCCGAGGTTTGTTTTGGATCGGGCCTTCGATCGTGAGAGAACGCGCACGCTGGCGCACAGCAAACGGAAGCCCGCCTCGCACACCGTAATCTCGTCAAGATACGCCAAACATTTTCTCTTAATTAAGAAAGGACGTGCCCGTAATTAAGTTTCCCTTCCATGAGCGTTTCACGCTTATGATTTGCACCTTTTGCGTTTCGTGCAGTAAGCCGAAAGGACGAGCGGAGAAGAATGATCGATTTTTCtaatcgattcttttttcctttttttgttttctttctcgattagATTGATTTCGATTCAAtccaataatttttcaatgataatgCATAAGAAATTATGTTTCGAAAAGAGGCAGAATTGTCTGGAATTTTGCAATTGATTAATACAAATCCATATATCCTTCTCTAAGTAtgtgtaaaaattaaattaccgTATACCCTTTGCCAATAAAATTTAGAGTTAATATCTGattgtttttgtaataaattgatGTGAGAATTTTAATATGCGCGAGATACAGAAATctacattatcgatataaGAAATGACGCTCttatttcgatatatcaaaaatacaaGCATATGCTggtaatacaaattttatacagGACAAATTTTGAAACTATACTTATAAAAAGTACACGACCGATAAAATACTTTATACTCTATGGATGAAGGAGACCTACTTTACCAACAGTCCATATGCCTGTTTTTTTACCAAttcttataagaaaaattctacaaattcgaaaattcaataaattataaaactacGTGGTTATGtagagaattttcttttaagaaatactctattttttccattgttcgttaccaatataaaattttagccttttattgtttttctatttttttctccgaaaccgttatatatatgtcgaaaaattttatgaaacacCATTATacctaagaaaaaaattaaaatttgtttaaataatcacAAAagttatacataaaaaattttaaaattgttttaaaatgctttagttttgtatataaatagaaaatttgttcGTTAAAATGCAATGTCTTATTGTTTCACTTTTAGAAAGCATAAAACATTTTTGaagatattatttgtttacattttattatttataaacaattatagaTATCAAACAGTTTCAAaacaaatattgttattttcagtccagtctatcattttttttttaaataaaattttaaaagatattaattaaaattaattgattacaGATACTTAATTCATGTTTGTGGTAGCTTTACTTTATCTTTCGAAGataagttatatattttcaataccaAACGCACTTTGTGAAATGTATaatctctattttatttaattacacaagaattgaataaaaaaagactaTAAGTTATAATACATcatgaaattatataactgatttttatattacgttACAAAAATGATGTATAATAAGCAAATGCGCTCAAAaagtttttgaaatattttattataaaaaaacaaaatatatagcAGTGTCATTAGTTCTTTCTTTGAACATTCGGTTGACACATAGGTTCTAAGACTGTTACCGGTTCTGCGCAGGTAGAACATGGTTGACAGGGTTGACATGGTTGACATGGTTGACAGGGTTGACAGGGTTGACAGGGTTGACAGGGTTGACAGGATGGATAGCAAGAATCTGGAAGACACCCACCGCAAGGAGAAGCTGTGCAGGATGGTATAGGAACAGGCTCGCAGGGAATCGTGCAAGGTTGACATGGTGGTATGTGGACAGATTTGCAATCGACTTCGCAGACGTATTGCATCTCGAAAGGTAGATCATTGCGTACTGTGAGACATTTTCCTTGAATCAGGTAGCAATAGGACAATGCCAATACGGGATTTCCGCTGTAAGGTAGGTGATGTGGACGCGGCAAATGACCGTGTATGTCGATGTGCGTGTACTTTAAGGGTGAACAGCTGCAAGCCCCATGCTGTAATCGATatcgagaaggaaaaataaaaactaaacaaGTCTTAAGCATCAAAAGGTCTTAAACGTCATTATAATGAAacaattgttaaatttatcattaatgcTCTCGGTGTTGccaattatcaataaaatattcatctcTGAAAAAAAGTGACAGTACATAATATATTGCCTTAGTTGTCAGCCACATCGATAACGatacttgaaaaatataattttaaaaattaacaaaaaaaaaaatgcattcaTCAGTTCGAAAGTAATTCGTTAATAATCGAAAACTGGAATAAAGTTAAGATTAAGGATTTTGGAAAAAACGTGGGATTAAGAAATATGAGTCGTTCGAAATAATGGGGAAAGGTAGTCTTCCAGAGGTcctgaaaaatatatactcgTTATCacttttttgtacttttcttGTTGCCCTAGGAAGGCATAATTTTATCCAGAAGAAATCGTTTAGCCAATGCCAAGATCGGTGAACCTGTTGGTTGAGTTGGAATATCACCGGCATTACCGGCTATATCCAGATGACAGTATTTTAGCGGCTTCTCGGAATGAGTACCATTCTAAAAGTAATTCATGACCATtcgatcataaataaatacgagcaaaaaataagaaagtgtttttgttataattaaaatttagtGAATACTTTGTCTAAGCCAGAGGTCATAATCAGAAAGGCCGAAGGTCCCTGATGACCTCTTTCCGTTCTCACACTTGATTTGTTTACTGCCTGTAACACGTCGTCTCCCTCCGAACGTCCCTCATGGAGACGGAAATCCTCTCTGCGTATTCTGGATATCTCGAAAGGATCACCTATTGTCTCACCTGAAGCTTGAAGCTTTTCTGCGTTACTAACCAGCCTGGCTACGGCGTTGTCCATGGCAATCTTTAAGATCATCGAGATCAGTGAAAACatgatatcaatgaaaataataatttagaggggacaaaagtaaattaatgaaagtacTTACGGAATATCCAGTACCAGCCGATAAATGAGCATGACCGGTCAAGGTCGCCACCGTAAAGATGTGAGGATTCACCGAGCAAAGTGCCATTTCTTTAATATGACAAAGTGCATCAGCCATGGCCATCCGACCTTCGGCATCTGTGTTACCAACGCGTACTCTCACTCCAGATTTTGCAGTTATTATCTCGTCGGCAACATAGGAATTCTCACCGACGCTGTTTCTGAGTACACACAGTGCAGCTACTACCTTCACTGTCGGTGGTTGTAAAAGATTCACTACCtgaataacattatttttctatatatttatttgttaaaatatataaattatatttagatcAAATCTTTTTGttcatgaaatttataaagaaaaagtgttTCTCCTTGAAAGTATTAAACTCAAACCTGCATAAATCCCGCACAGGCAGCAGCCCCGCACTTGTCTCTCGACATTCCGTACATAGCCCCTTGACATTTAATGTCCGTACCACCAGTATCGTAAGTGACACCTTTGCCTACAAGCATTACAGTCTCTAGAACGCAGGCAGGATTCTGTGGTTCGTAAGTCAGGAAGATGATTCTGCCGGCATGACGCGGTATTACCGAGGCTGCCCGATTGACACAGGCAAAGAGAGGATACTCCTGAAGCAAGGTATCCTGATCAGATATCACCTGCATTGTCACATTCGAACCGCAAAACAATTCGGCCAAGTACTCTTCCACTCTCGGCGGTGCCATTCTCTCTGGATCAGCTCCAcctatcaattaattaatatatttatttatttaccaaaacaaaataatccaatatttttatttccagaTGATTGAACaaggaaaattatttcattgttcgACAACGTATCAACAAACACGTAAGCAgggtaacaaaagaaaaaatgtcgatAGCATTATTCGTTTTCTTGCAACATTGTTAAATCTTTCGATTGAATGCACTTTCGTCGTAATGAATTTCACGATCTGTTCTTTGGTGCTTTCTAatggataaatattttttctaaattaaatgaatctgTACATATTTACGCGgtcttatattctttttcttacatatACAAATGCTGCTAAACGTTTTGAATGTTTTACGTGGTTCAGCATCGATCAACTTGGTAAACATATCGACGTTCGTTGCATATTTATACGGCGTTCTTATAAGGAAGCTGAAAATCGATCTTAAACATTAGACAGTAAGGCTAAAAgcatttacgataaaaattatatcagaaTTGTTTACCTATCCAAGTTAAAAGATACgctattagagttattattttattctttacattAGCAGATGGGTGATTTAAACTCAGGCCAAATCCCGAGAGGTAGGTTGTTATAAATTACTTTACGAAAttgaattatctttcttttcttctcattcttaCTAGTACTGAAGGTGAATGTACAAAGTGTAGAAAAGTTGATGTTAACGTAGTAAATTGGGGATCACCTACAATCAACCTTGTTTTTATCAACAACacttagaaaattaaattaagcgTATTTACGTAGATAACTAGAtatagataagaaagaataaataacttagaatatttttcaaagtttattttttatcgaagtCTATATTGTTGAGCAAGAACtgcaatatattttcttttgaggaaaatagatgtttcaaaGGCATGattgattttaaatgaaacaatTTGAAGATGCATACGAATAACAAGAAACTCAATTGCTCGGACAAATTTTCCTTAAAGCTGGAAGATCGTCCAGAGGTTGAAATTCCTGCGGCGAAAAAGGCATCAAGAGAgatacttctctttttcttgctcgACTGAGAAAGTTACTCGATTTGCCCGATAAACTTGCAAGGGATTTTGGACCGGTGGGGCATGCCGTTGGCGATAGTGAACTGTAttcaatcaaaaaagaaagcaaagaaaagaggaCTTACCGATGTCCCTTGCGACGTATCTGCCACTTTCCAAGGCTGAGGCTAGTTTCACTATACCCTGGAGTTTTTTGCTGCAAATTGGACTCCAGACTGCTAGTTGACACGCCTTGTAGCAACGTTCAGGACATATCTCTCTTACCTCGAGAGGctagaaaatgtaaaaaatatacattaaaaagATTCGATGTGTCtgctcttttttatttctttaaaaagttTGTTTCTTCGGTCCGATTCGtaaattacaaaaacaatACTGCAATTTCTGCCTAAGAAATTATGCACGGTCGTACGATTTCGTTGCTTCGCAAAGTCGATTGCTAGGAAAAAAGATCAAGAAGGTACTGCGTTATCTTTACGCAAAGGATGTTCGAAAGAGTAAAGAAATCTCATGGGATAAGATTTATGGAAGTAATAACCGATATCTAGGGAGAGCCTCTTTTTTGACAAAAAAACGAGGAGCAACTTTAAAATTGTAACGATATTCTTTTGTTGGTTCAGCCTGAATTCGAAGGATCgataatttatgattataaGCAACATTTAAAACTTGAAAGTTCCACGAGAACTTCTTCactggttttctttttttgttttttttttttagttaattGCATCAAATAAACGAAATTGTTGGACAAGGAATCGctgtttaaattttaaattcgcAAATTCGGAGTAACAtacttcgttattattcaaagagataataatctcttaaaagaaaaagaagaaaaaaaagtcgagagtaaaataattaaaattaaacaatcCGTAAGTTTACAAGACAGGAAAAACATTCTGCCAAAAGCTcagaaaagaatgagaaaggaaCAGAAATAGAATTTCACAGATGTTTTTGTCGACAAGCCgggaaaaaaggggaaaagcaACTTAAGTCGGATATAGGTGCTTCTAATGTCGTATAACTTATCGAAATAATGTACCGGTATTAAACACCCGATATTCTGACGAATCCGTTGTAGTCGAGTCATGTTCAGAATTCGctgaaaagaagacaaaaagagTTTAGAACGACGTTAAGATTACGCGTTGTCGGAATTTCAAAGGCGTTTTCCGGTATTTGGAAAACGATGCCTCCTATTCGTCCTCGTCGAGGGAAAGGGAACGAGATGGTGGCTAGGAAAGAAGGCTACGAATTCGAATTGTGTCGCCGCTGCTAGAGCGTTCGAGTATTTCGCTAATTAGGTCGCCTAGCCGGCTACCAGGCTTCTGGAATGCTAtctattcgttcgttttttctcgTAGGAAGCCTTCTCATACCTCTCCCTACCTCccacccccctctctctctgtgatattgagagagtgagtgagatgGAAATGCAGCGTGTGTAAAATAGGCAATGAAATAAAGGAACAGGATAAAAGAGCGATAAAAGTTACCAAATGCGTGTGCACAAATGAGAGTGAGGATGAGAAAGACTATGCAGTGTAcgtaatcgaaaaagaaaaatggaaggaaAGTTTTGAGTAGACCAAGCGAGGAGTAACAACGAAGGCCCTGAGTAGACCAAGTTTTGAATAGAccaacgaaagaagaaatatcaaagAGCAGAATTAGAAGTATCGCGTATAATCTTGAGTAAACCAAAAAAGAGTAATGAATAAAGCCTTGAATAgatcagagaaaaagaaaagagtcaTAGTATTTTAAGTTGTAACACCTTAATTAGTATCTgtattaataaagtaataataagagagtAAATGATCTGAATTAGTCAGTCCGTATCTTCCaggtatcgtttaaaaaaatatcctatatatatatatatatatatatatatatatatatatatattttcgttcaatttaaatatctaaaatagtattttatctttaaacgttgttacaaaattaatcattccaactaaatgtttatttctttcttgaagttcaatattaaaatattttaatttttttaaaaatatccatTAGAAAAGCAAAATTCAATGAATGtcattcaattatttaaatgtttgatcttttgaaTTACAAAAATTCTTAATCTCTTTTAACAGAATAAAAAGTAGTTCGAAAGCTTTACTTTAACTAAATCATTTCATATCTGTGTGCAAGATAAGATTAGATTCGGTTGACTCATTTTTTTTAGTAAGGCTTTCAACATTCGATATGATAAAGGATTTGCACTAATGCtgttaattatgttaataacaacattCATGACATGctcaaatgataatattttagacCCGTATGCTAAAAGATATACATAGATGAAAGAAAGCGATgagcaagtaaaaaaaaatgataatcaataaaaagTCTAGCATCAGTACGAAGAGaacagaatataacaaaacaGAATAGAGTAGAGAGTATAAGAGAGTAGAACAGAGTAGAGTAGTTGAGTTTTATCGAGCATCGAGTGTCGGGCGAATGTA includes:
- the LOC124426205 gene encoding putative aminopeptidase W07G4.4, producing the protein MAVESRWMPCQLKIEPNICSCDYDGIILVSGSAPGFDEPEPFKTVLYSAAQIDSALGVIGAVLSINLPAKRLIYSPTGPLNMDYHDVRSFGEAATKGIVRALKAGVRCPLLALLPDVRFENVELVTLLGALEGLYVPLEVREICPERCYKACQLAVWSPICSKKLQGIVKLASALESGRYVARDIGGADPERMAPPRVEEYLAELFCGSNVTMQVISDQDTLLQEYPLFACVNRAASVIPRHAGRIIFLTYEPQNPACVLETVMLVGKGVTYDTGGTDIKCQGAMYGMSRDKCGAAACAGFMQVVNLLQPPTVKVVAALCVLRNSVGENSYVADEIITAKSGVRVRVGNTDAEGRMAMADALCHIKEMALCSVNPHIFTVATLTGHAHLSAGTGYSIAMDNAVARLVSNAEKLQASGETIGDPFEISRIRREDFRLHEGRSEGDDVLQAVNKSSVRTERGHQGPSAFLIMTSGLDKNGTHSEKPLKYCHLDIAGNAGDIPTQPTGSPILALAKRFLLDKIMPS
- the LOC124426211 gene encoding keratin-associated protein 10-8-like, which gives rise to MLKTCLVFIFPSRYRLQHGACSCSPLKYTHIDIHGHLPRPHHLPYSGNPVLALSYCYLIQGKCLTVRNDLPFEMQYVCEVDCKSVHIPPCQPCTIPCEPVPIPSCTASPCGGCLPDSCYPSCQPCQPCQPCQPCQPCQPCQPCQPCSTCAEPVTVLEPMCQPNVQRKN